One window from the genome of Jiangella alba encodes:
- a CDS encoding class I SAM-dependent methyltransferase → MDGNRAAWDDASLKHVREDDGLLAQARAATLLPAELELLAPVLAAAPEVVHLQSGHGLDDAALVRAGARSVVGVDFSAVAVGAAQRRAARLGLPCRYVVGELPGAPLRSGSADLVYTGKGALIWLPDLLAWARDVARLLRPGGSLFVYEAHPAVPLWAWDADEPRIRPDRGYFDRQHVNDTFPARGAVERQATLGEIVTAVVAAGLELRHLAEYPDPFWRPDGVDAAAWRGRLPNAFSLLALRR, encoded by the coding sequence ATGGACGGTAACCGCGCCGCCTGGGACGACGCGTCGCTGAAGCACGTCCGCGAGGACGACGGGTTGCTGGCGCAGGCGCGGGCGGCGACGCTGCTGCCGGCCGAACTGGAGCTGCTCGCACCGGTGCTGGCGGCGGCGCCGGAGGTCGTGCACCTGCAGAGCGGTCACGGCCTCGACGACGCCGCGCTGGTGCGCGCCGGCGCGCGGTCGGTCGTCGGGGTCGACTTCAGCGCGGTCGCCGTCGGGGCGGCGCAGCGGCGGGCCGCCCGGCTGGGGCTGCCGTGCCGGTACGTCGTGGGCGAGCTGCCCGGCGCTCCGCTGCGCTCCGGTTCCGCGGACCTCGTCTACACCGGCAAGGGCGCGCTGATCTGGCTGCCCGACCTGCTCGCCTGGGCCCGCGACGTCGCGCGGCTGCTGCGCCCAGGCGGGTCGTTGTTCGTCTACGAGGCACACCCCGCGGTGCCGCTGTGGGCGTGGGACGCCGACGAGCCGCGCATCCGGCCGGACCGCGGCTATTTCGACCGCCAGCACGTCAACGACACGTTCCCGGCGCGCGGCGCGGTGGAGCGGCAGGCGACCCTCGGCGAGATCGTGACGGCGGTCGTCGCGGCCGGGCTGGAGCTGCGCCACCTCGCCGAGTACCCCGACCCGTTCTGGCGGCCGGACGGCGTCGACGCGGCCGCCTGGCGCGGGCGGCTGCCGAACGCG
- a CDS encoding MmcQ/YjbR family DNA-binding protein, whose protein sequence is MVDDGERAATVADVHEVALAMPHVTVYPGTEQKPVYQVGRRSFVFFRNPRPDAVDPDTGERYDDVIVLWVESEAEKAALVQDPRTPYFTTPHFDGHRSVLVRASRLGELTRAELAEQVQDAWLARASKTRAAAWLRDHGR, encoded by the coding sequence ATGGTGGACGACGGCGAGCGGGCCGCGACGGTCGCCGACGTGCACGAGGTGGCGCTGGCGATGCCGCACGTCACCGTGTACCCGGGCACCGAGCAGAAGCCCGTCTACCAGGTCGGCCGCCGGTCGTTCGTGTTCTTCCGCAACCCGCGGCCCGACGCCGTCGACCCGGACACGGGCGAGCGGTACGACGACGTCATCGTGCTGTGGGTGGAGTCCGAGGCGGAGAAGGCGGCGCTGGTCCAGGACCCACGCACGCCGTACTTCACGACGCCGCACTTCGACGGGCACCGGTCGGTGCTGGTGCGGGCCTCCCGGCTGGGCGAGCTGACCCGCGCCGAGCTGGCCGAGCAGGTCCAGGACGCGTGGCTGGCGCGCGCCTCGAAGACGCGGGCCGCCGCGTGGCTGCGCGATCATGGACGGTAA